One part of the Musa acuminata AAA Group cultivar baxijiao chromosome BXJ1-5, Cavendish_Baxijiao_AAA, whole genome shotgun sequence genome encodes these proteins:
- the LOC135674739 gene encoding BI1-like protein yields MHGRGYTRVEKGEEGDLEAGWGPLHPGLSRGESELRWGFVRKVYGILATQILLTTAVSAATVLHPSVNAALAASPGLAVVLAILPLVLLCPLYHYRQKHPLNFMFLGLFTVCLSLSIGVACANTQGRIVLEALILTSAVVASLTGYTFWASRKGKDFSYVGPFVFSGLIILLVTSLIQIFFPLGPTSVAIFGGFGALIFSAFIIYDTDNLIKRYTYDDYIWASINLYLDILNLFLSILNMLRSMQSDN; encoded by the exons atgcACGGCAGGGGGTACACGCGGGTGGAGAAGGGGGAGGAAGGCGACTTGGAGGCTGGGTGGGGCCCGCTGCACCCGGGCCTCTCCCGCGGCGAGTCCGAGCTCCGATGGGGCTTCGTCCGCAAGGTCTACGGCATCCTCGCCACCCAGATCCTGCTCACCACCGCCGTCTCTGCCGCCACTGTCCTCCATCCGTCCGTCAACGCCGCCCTCGCCGCCAGCCCCGGCCTCGCGGTTGTCCTCGCCATCCTCCCTCTCGTCC TGTTGTGCCCCTTATATCATTATCGACAGAAGCACCCACTAAATTTCATGTTTCTTGGCCTTTTCACTGTGTGCCTGAGCTTAAGCATTGGTGTGGCTTGTGCCAATACCCAAG GAAGGATTGTGCTTGAGGCATTGATTTTGACCTCTGCTGTTGTTGCGTCCTTGACTGGCTATACTTTCTGGGCATCCAGGAAGGGCAAGGACTTCAGCTATGTTGGACCATTTGTATTTTCTGGTCTCATCATTCTTCTCGTGACCAGCTTGATACAG ATATTCTTCCCACTTGGACCAACATCTGTGGCTATCTTTGGTGGGTTCGGGGCCCTTATTTTCTCAGCTTTCATCATCTATGACACAGACAACTTGATCAAGCGCTACACTTATGATGATTACATTTGGGCATCTATCAATCTC